From the Paraflavitalea soli genome, the window TCATCATGATCACACTGGGTACGGGTGTAGGCAGTGGTATTGTGGCCAATGGACAACTCATCTATGGGCACGATGGCTTTGCCGGGGAACTGGGTCATACTACCATCATTCCTGATGGCCGCAAACACAAGGGCACCGGATTGCATGGTTCACTGGAAGCATACGCTTCTGCCACGGGGGTGGCCTTAACGGCCATCGAGTTCCTGGAAAGGGACAATCACCGCGACAGCCTGCTGCGCAATTTTGCCAAAGAAGAGATCGACAGCCGTGTAGTGTATGACTGCGCCATTCAGGGAGATAAGCTGGCGCAGGAAGTATATGAATTTACCGGTAAGGTGTTGGGATTGGCTTTGGCCAACTTCGTGATGTTCTCTTCTCCCGAAGCCATCATTTTATTTGGTGGCATGACAAAGGCGGGTGACCTGATCCTGAAGCCCACCCGGGAACATATGGAAAAGAACATGCTGCCTATCTTTCAGAATAAGATCAAACTGCTCTTTTCTGAATTAAAGGAAGCCGATGCCGCTATCCTGGGCGCCAGTGCGTTGGTATGGGAGATGAAAACGGTCTAAACCTGGATTGGGAGGATATAGATATCTGCTGAATTTTTGAATTCATTATACAAAAGAGGAAGGCTTACATCTTTCTCTTTTTATTTTGTCTACTTGCGTTTTTTCTTCTGCTTAATGATAAACACGCCCGGCACTGGCCGTTGACCTGTTTTATCCGAAACCTGGATGGTTTCTTTTCCGTTGACCAATACGCAGCTGCTGCCACCTCCATCGAGGTTGAGGGCTTCCACACAACCCAGATCGGCCATTATTTTTGCTTCTTCTGCCAGGGTAGCGCCTTCTGCTACACCGGGAAAACGGCCCTGAATGGCCAGGATGATGAGCTGACGCTTGCGCGTATAACCTATTACGGTACGTGGGTGCCGGTCGTTCTCTCCTTTTACAAACATCTGCTCTTCTTCATTGGTCACATTCACAAATCCATCTTTCACAATCACGGGGCCGCCACCTATTGCGGTATGCATTTTCCACCATTTCCATTGATCGAGGGTATTGAGATCGGCAAGGGAAGGATCGGGATTGGTGCCCTTGGCCAATATGGGGCGTTCCTGGAAAGCATAGGGCCAGCGCTGGGCTGTATCGGTAAACAACCAGGCCACATCGGCCCGGCGATGTTTGGTAAGCCCAATAGCGCTGCGGGTAGGATAATAAAATGAATCGGTCCCCTTCTGTTGGAGAGCAGGCTGGTTATAAGCCACCATCTGACCGTCTTTAATGACAGCGTTCAGGTTTTGATTGGTAGCAAAGGAGAAAAAGGTAGCATTCAATACCACCAGTGGATTGCCTTCTTTTTCATAATACTGGGTAGGTGTATATCGTTTGCCCTCTCCTACCTGGGTGGTGAATTCCAGCTTGCGATCCTTCAGGCTGGCCACTACACAATAAGCAATAAATGGATGCCCGTTGAGGGAATCTGTTGTTTTATATACCTGGATGGAACGGGGCAATTTGCCAAAGGCTGTGTCCACACGATCCCAGTTCAGTTGGGTAAAAGCAGCAGGAGCATACCCAGTCATGAGTATGCTCCCGATCAATAATATCTTTTTCAAAAGAGGTGTATAAAAGTTTAGATTAGCTATGGGCCATTTCCTTTTCCAGCTTCCATTTTGATATACCAAAGCCTGGGATCACGTGCTTATCACTGTGGTAGGAAGAACGCACCAGTGGTCCGCTTTCCACATAGTCGAAGCCCATTTCATACCCGGCTTCCCGGAAGGCGGCAAATTCATCGGGATGTACAAACCTGATCACGGGCAAATGTTTGCGGGTAGGCTGGAGGTACTGTCCAATAGTGATCACATCTACCCCACTGTTGCGCAGGTCGCGCATGGTTTGGAGTACTTCTTCTTTTTCTTCACCCAGGCCCAGCATGATACCGCTCTTGGTGCGCATACCGCCATCTTTCAACACTTTCAGTACATCCATACTACGGCGGTATTTTGCTTGTATGCGTACCTGGCGGGTGAGACGTTCTACTGTTTCTATATTGTGTGAAACCACTTCGGGAGCGGCTTCTATAATGCGTTGTATATTTTCCTGCTGACCTTTGAAATCGGGCACCA encodes:
- a CDS encoding ROK family protein: MAISQRQELAIGIDIGGTNTVFGIVDHRGDISYRGAISTRKHNNVTDYINELYDALLPAIDEVGGINAIRGIGIGAPNGNYYNGTIEYAPNLPWKGVIPLAQLMTDKFKVSCSLTNDANAAAVGEMMYGVARGMKDFIMITLGTGVGSGIVANGQLIYGHDGFAGELGHTTIIPDGRKHKGTGLHGSLEAYASATGVALTAIEFLERDNHRDSLLRNFAKEEIDSRVVYDCAIQGDKLAQEVYEFTGKVLGLALANFVMFSSPEAIILFGGMTKAGDLILKPTREHMEKNMLPIFQNKIKLLFSELKEADAAILGASALVWEMKTV
- a CDS encoding phosphodiester glycosidase family protein codes for the protein MKKILLIGSILMTGYAPAAFTQLNWDRVDTAFGKLPRSIQVYKTTDSLNGHPFIAYCVVASLKDRKLEFTTQVGEGKRYTPTQYYEKEGNPLVVLNATFFSFATNQNLNAVIKDGQMVAYNQPALQQKGTDSFYYPTRSAIGLTKHRRADVAWLFTDTAQRWPYAFQERPILAKGTNPDPSLADLNTLDQWKWWKMHTAIGGGPVIVKDGFVNVTNEEEQMFVKGENDRHPRTVIGYTRKRQLIILAIQGRFPGVAEGATLAEEAKIMADLGCVEALNLDGGGSSCVLVNGKETIQVSDKTGQRPVPGVFIIKQKKKRK
- the lipA gene encoding lipoyl synthase, which translates into the protein MQELPIINTVPETSKVKKPNWLRVKLPTGENYKHVRGLVDTHKLHTICESGNCPNMGECWGEGTATFMILGNVCTRSCGFCAVATGRPDAVDWDEPQRVAEAIYLMQVKHAVVTSVDRDELKDGGSIIWYNTIKAIKSLNPNTTLETLVPDFKGQQENIQRIIEAAPEVVSHNIETVERLTRQVRIQAKYRRSMDVLKVLKDGGMRTKSGIMLGLGEEKEEVLQTMRDLRNSGVDVITIGQYLQPTRKHLPVIRFVHPDEFAAFREAGYEMGFDYVESGPLVRSSYHSDKHVIPGFGISKWKLEKEMAHS